The following are from one region of the Aspergillus chevalieri M1 DNA, chromosome 1, nearly complete sequence genome:
- a CDS encoding uncharacterized protein (COG:S;~EggNog:ENOG410PG0P;~InterPro:IPR011118,IPR029058;~PFAM:PF07519), producing the protein MLAQRYPTAYDGIAASAPAIYWPQFVSSFTYPYLFSNWAQESPQSCELEYLTAEAIAYCDPMDGVIDGLISDVSFCNYDPFNAVNSTFNCSSTGHTMQLSKGAAMLADAVWSGARSTQGEFLWYGLNPGANISGLGNDGANAQAPSGVQGLWIGLFLQKLQNYNNTVIDHEDFDWLFHLGVQEYTDIIGTADPDLTKFHKAGGKLISYHGMADNSIPTEGTEHYYNAVKERLPDVHDFYRHFEVPGLGHCSGGNGGQPKTVFDALRSWVENGTAPDTLPIEFSSKDGSHQERILCPYPSKAVYQGGDSSSAESFRCVDSEEEMCS; encoded by the exons ATGCTTGCGCAGCGATATCCCACCGCGTACGATGGAATTGCTGCGTCGGCTCCGGCGATATACTGGCCGCAATTCGTGAGCTCGTTTACTTATCCGTATCTATTCAGCAACTGGGCACAGGAATCTCCTCAATCTTGCGAGTTGGAGTACCTGACAGCTGAAGCAATCGCGTACTGTGATCCGATGGATGGTGTTATCGATGGCCTTATTTCGGACGTGTCTTTTTGCAACTACGACCCTTTTAATGCTGTGAATAGCACCTTCAACTGCTCCTCTACTGGACATACAATGCAACTCAGCAAGGGAGCAGCGATGCTAGCTGACGCGGTCTGGTCGGGCGCTCGGTCTACCCAGGGGGAGTTCCTGTGGTATGGATTGAATCCGGGCGCGAATATCAGTGGTTTGGGTAACGACGGCGCGAATGCCCAGGCACCATCGGGTGTGCAGGGTCTATGGATCGGGCTGTTTTTGCAGAAATTGCAAAACTACAACAACACCGTCATCGATCATGAAGATTTCGACTGGCTTTTCCATCTCGGGGTTCAGGAATACACTGATATAATCGGCACGGCTGACCCCGATCTCACCAAGTTTCACAAAGCAGGGGGCAAATTAATCTCCTATCATGGCATG GCCGATAACTCAATTCCGACAGAAGGAACAGAGCACTATTATAATGCTGTCAAGGAACGCCTCCCTGATGTGCATGATTTCTATCGTCACTTTGAAGTCCCTGGTTTGGGACACTGCTCTGGCGGTAACGGAGGACAACCAAAGACTGTATTCGACGCACTGCGCTCATGGGTGGAGAATGGCACTGCCCCGGACACTCTGCCGATTGAGTTCAGCAGTAAAGACGGGTCTCACCAGGAACGCATTCTCTGTCCTTATCCTTCCAAGGCTGTCTACCAAGGTGGTGACTCGTCGTCTGCCGAGAGCTTCCGTTGCGTCGACAGTGAGGAGGAAATGTGCTCATAG
- a CDS encoding uncharacterized protein (COG:S;~EggNog:ENOG410PG0P;~InterPro:IPR011118) encodes MNLSTIPITACAPSAIAPPTILGAEILSLSASPVTNFSFDVFADFNYNHGEISVTNASFCNITVTYAHPGQNDIINVETWLPLSNWNERLQATGGGGWQAGRFALSQFFMAGAIGEGYAATTTDAGLGDSPTSWALKSDGNVDLYALQNLGSRSLHDQAVIGKSLVRSF; translated from the coding sequence ATGAACCTCTCCACCATCCCTATCACAGCATGTGCCCCTTCGGCCATAGCTCCTCCGACTATACTCGGAGCCGAAATACTTTCCCTCTCAGCATCCCCAGTAACAAACTTCTCCTTTGATGTATTTGCCGACTTCAACTACAACCACGGCGAAATCTCAGTCACCAACGCATCCTTCTGTAACATCACAGTCACCTACGCCCACCCCGGCCAAAACGACATTATCAACGTCGAAACCTGGCTCCCCCTAAGCAACTGGAACGAGCGTCTGCAAGCAACCGGGGGCGGCGGCTGGCAGGCGGGCCGTTTTGCGCTGTCCCAGTTTTTCATGGCCGGCGCTATTGGGGAGGGGTATGCGGCGACGACTACTGATGCGGGTCTGGGAGATTCCCCGACCTCCTGGGCTTTGAAGAGCGATGGAAATGTCGATCTGTATGCGCTGCAGAATCTGGGGTCGAGGTCTTTACATGATCAGGCTGTCATTGGGAAGAGCCTCGTCAGAAGCTTCTAA
- a CDS encoding uncharacterized protein (COG:S;~EggNog:ENOG410Q25A) codes for MLQPIYALQTGPPHSTPPVPEWGHLPLDIYMLEQWHVPHPHSAWETVQGRCRRLARQFMQLGAIRREPYIRRTDPHSPLYSPARPTEEQIEHILRPYRPDGLRRFALAAGINPIWMRICYDADSPDAHDAIWREFMCEKYQAACPGSLIFNDPTTFGTDNVDLALEAFPERVINTSRPEYAHVREAALQCLRGGDTSRWTRLEGQYEDILDQDEIDAIVIRERFVSYHIACIVTYILVEDMGTLMGDGVLLVFLDDMGNVVRQDRMSPEQVDNFEIKWRTGRWKYYAERYAQEVGPAYLNGGVRGPPYW; via the exons ATGCTGCAGCCGATTTACGCCCTCCAGACGGGACCACCACACTCCACTCCCCCGGTGCCCGAGTGGGGACATCTTCCGTTGGACATTTACATGCTG GAGCAATGGCACGTACCCCATCCGCATTCTGCGTGGGAGACTGTCCAAGGGCGCTGTCGTCGCTTGGCACGCCAGTTTATGCAACTCGGGGCGATTCGCAGAGAA CCCTACATCCGACGCACTGATCCCCATTCTCCACTCTACTCCCCTGCACGCCCGACAGAGGAACAGATCGAGCATATCCTCCGCCCCTACCGTCCAGATGGCCTCCGCCGTTTTGCTCTAGCGGCGGGCATCAATCCTATCTGGATGCGCATCTGCTACGATGCCGACAGCCCAGACGCGCACGACGCAATCTGGAGGGAATTCATGTGCGAAAAATACCAAGCAGCATGTCCCGGCTCGCTTATCTTCAACGATCCCACCACATTTGGAACCGATAACGTCGACTTGGCGCTGGAGGCTTTCCCCGAGCGAGTAATTAACACCTCCAGGCCTGAGTACGCACACGTACGAGAAGCTGCGCTGCAGTGTTTACGCGGGGGAGACACCAGTCGCTGGACGAGACTCGAAGGCCAGTACGAAGACATCCTTGATCAGGATGAAATCGACGCAATAGTTATTCGGGAACGATTTGTCTCATACCATATTGCTTGTATTGTGACGTATATCTTAGTCGAAGATATGGGCACTCTGATGGGTGACGGAGTGTTGCTCGTTTTCCTGGATGACATGGGGAATGTCGTGCGCCAGGATCGCATGAGTCCGGAGCAGGTTGACAATTTTGAGATCAAATGGAGAACTGGACGGTGGAAGTATTATGCTGAGAGATATGCTCAGGAGGTCGGCCCGGCTTATTTGAATGGAGGCGTGCGTGGTCCGCCGTACTGGTAG
- a CDS encoding uncharacterized protein (COG:S;~EggNog:ENOG410PY0R;~SECRETED:SignalP(1-20);~TransMembrane:1 (n6-14c19/20o176-199i)): MLLQRSFLAIALACTAAAASERTCYYPNGQEASGTVPCTDSLYTSCCGESAICLSNGYCMDVERQPYTMSRGACTDSSWGADCPSQCAGSSDYPNAGCAIVLYKANGTQADYCCNAIINDGTDAGCSNGQTPFTIPDGKVIIGRALLSNSSTTSKVNATCASPTAVSPSSNNKRDVAIGAGVGVPLGVLLLTAMGWALFERKRRYTMMSSAAAAGAAGVPGVSYSAQMQQPVYGQMAGYPAPGVEGPRMQELDGAKHVQPQELEGRAPS, encoded by the exons ATGTTACTGCAGAGATCATTTCTCGCGATTGCCCTTGCATgcaccgctgctgctgcaagtGAGCGGACTTGCTATTATCCCAATGGACAGGAAGCTTCGGGGACTGTGCCGTGTACAGATAGTCTGTATACCTCGTGCTGCGGCGAGAGTGCCATTTGTCTAAGCAATGGGTACTGCATGGATGTCGAGAGACAGCCCTATACGATGTCGCGAGGTGCCTGTACCGATAGCAGTTGGGGCGCTGATTGTCCCTCGCAATGCGCTGGCT CATCCGACTACCCCAACGCCGGCTGCGCAATCGTCCTCTACAAAGCCAACGGCACCCAAGCCGACTACTGCTGCAACGCCATCATCAACGACGGAACCGACGCCGGCTGCTCAAACGGCCAAACGCCCTTCACAATCCCCGACGGCAAAGTCATCATCGGCCGTGCGCTGCTGTCGAACTCCAGCACAACGAGCAAAGTCAACGCGACTTGCGCGTCGCCTACCGCGGTATCTCCCTCGAGCAATAATAAGAGAGACGTGGCCATTGGTGCCGGCGTTGGCGTGCCGCTTGGCGTGTTGCTGCTGACGGCAATGGGTTGGGCATTGTTTGAGCGGAAGAGGCGGTATACGATGATGAGttcggctgctgctgcgggtGCCGCGGGTGTACCTGGCGTTTCATATTCTGCGCAGATGCAGCAGCCTGTGTACGGACAGATGGCGGGTTATCCGGCTCCAGGAGTGGAGGGGCCGCGAATGCAGGAGTTGGATGGGGCTAAACATGTGCAGCCGCAGGAGTTGGAGGGACGGGCGCCTAGCTGA
- the catA gene encoding catalase catA (COG:P;~EggNog:ENOG410PFFZ;~InterPro:IPR018028,IPR029062,IPR020835,IPR011614, IPR024708,IPR002226,IPR043156,IPR041399,IPR024712, IPR037060,IPR010582;~PFAM:PF18011,PF00199,PF06628;~go_function: GO:0004096 - catalase activity [Evidence IEA];~go_function: GO:0020037 - heme binding [Evidence IEA];~go_process: GO:0006979 - response to oxidative stress [Evidence IEA];~go_process: GO:0055114 - oxidation-reduction process [Evidence IEA]) encodes MASVIAGGLHKAQEAVQNTASKNKKMVDLQQSTANIHTKLPVTTDHGTKMENADNWLKIMDDGKRTGPSLLEDQIARERIHRFDHERIPERVVHARGTGAFGNFKLKESIEDLTYAGILTDTSRNTPVFVRFSTVQGSKGSADTVRDVRGFAVKFYTDEGNWDIVGNNIPVFPIQEAFKFPDFVHAVKPEPQNEVPQAQTAHNNFWDFVYMHPEATHFFMWAMSDRAIPRSFRMMQGFGVNTFSLINAQGKRHFVKFHWIPHLGVHSLVWDEALKLAGQDPDFHRKDLMEAIDNKAYPKWDFAIQVIPEENQDDFDFDILDASKVWPEDIIPLRVIGELELNRNVDEFFPQTEQVAFCTSHIVPGVDFSDDPLLQGRNFSYFDTQISRLGINWEELPINRPVCPVLNFNRDGQMRHRITQGTVNYWPNRFEAAPPAKPGEGGFSSYPQQTVGIKKRGLSDKFREHHNQAQLFYNSMTPVERLHMKKALSFELDHCDDPTVYERLAGHRLAEIDLGLAQTVAEMVGAPVPSKQLRQNHGKTAYHLSQTDFTPQKPTIASRRIAILIGDGYDPIAFSALKTAILAASALPFVIGTRRSAIYAEGENKTTSKGVIPDHQYDGQRSTMFDATFIPGGSHVKQLQNNNQLRYWVQESFGHLKAIGATGEATDFVRQNLATVDGLQVATPAKAEPLDWYGVVTARAVQKPETFREGVRIAKDATDFVGKFFYAVAQHRNFPREMDGLSTQVAF; translated from the exons ATGGCATCCGTTATCGCTGGCGGCCTGCACAAGGCCCAAGAAGCGGTGCAGAACACTGCgtccaagaacaagaagatggTCGATCTGCAGCAAAGCACTGCAAACATCCACACGAAGCTCCCCGTCACCACCGACCATGGCACGAAGATGGAGAATGCCGATAACTGGCTCAAAATAATGGATGATGGGAAGAGGACTGGGCCGTCGCTGTTGGAAGATCAGATTGCTAGAGAACGG ATCCACCGCTTCGACCACGAACGTATCCCAGAGCGTGTTGTGCATGCTCGCGGCACAGGCGCGTTTGGTAACTTCAAGCTTAAGGAAAGTATTGAGGATCTCACATATGCCGGGATCTTGACGGATACCTCGAGGAACACGCCTGTTTTTGTGCGCTTTTCCACTGTTCAAGGGAGTAAGGGAAGTGCGGATACGGTTCGTGATGTTCGGGGTTTCGCGGTAAAATTCTATACGGACGAGGGAAATTGGGATATTGTTGGGAACAACATCCCTGTTTTTCCTATTCAGGAGGCATTCAAATTTCCGGATTTTG TCCACGCGGTCAAGCCAGAGCCACAGAATGAAGTCCCCCAGGCGCAGACTGCACACAACAACTTCTGGGATTTCGTGTACATGCACCCTGAAGCCACGCATTTCTTCATGTGGGCTATGTCTGACCGCGCGATTCCACGGTCTTTCCGTATGATGCAGGGATTCGGAGTGAACACTTTCTCGCTGATCAACGCGCAAGGGAAGCGCCATTTCGTCAAATTCCACTGGATTCCTCACCTGGGTGTGCATTCGCTCGTCTGGGACGAGGCGCTCAAGCTCGCTGGTCAGGACCCGGACTTCCATCGCAAGGATCTGATGGAGGCCATTGACAACAAGGCGTATCCGAAATGGGACTTTGCAATCCAGGTTATTCCCGAGGAGAATCAGGATGATTTTGACTTTGATATCCTGGATGCTTCGAAGGTTTGGCCGGAGGATATTATTCCCCTGCGCGTTATCGGAGAGTTGGAATTGAATCGCAATGTGGACGAGTTCTTCCCTCAGACGGAGCAGGTTGCTTTCTGTACCAGCCATATTGTTCCCGGGGTTGACTTCTCTGATGATCCGTTGCTGCAAGGACGGAACTTTTCCTACTTCGATACACAGATAAGCCGTCTGGGAATCAACTGGGAAGAACTACCTATCAACCGTCCCGTGTGCCCTGTGTTGAACTTCAACCGGGACGGCCAGATGCGTCACCGCATCACGCAGGGAACGGTCAACTACTGGCCCAACCGCTTCGAAGCCGCGCCGCCAGCCAAGCCCGGCGAGGGTGGCTTCTCAAGCTACCCCCAGCAAACCGTGGGTATCAAGAAGCGCGGCTTGAGCGACAAGTTCCGCGAGCACCACAACCAAGCCCAATTGTTCTACAACTCCATGACGCCGGTTGAGCGCCTCCACATGAAGAAAGCCCTCAGCTTCGAACTGGACCACTGTGACGACCCCACCGTCTACGAACGCCTTGCCGGCCACCGTCTCGCCGAAATCGATCTAGGACTCGCACAGACAGTGGCCGAGATGGTCGGCGCCCCAGTCCCCTCAAAACAACTCCGCCAAAACCACGGCAAGACAGCCTACCATCTCTCCCAGACCGACTTCACCCCGCAGAAGCCCACCATCGCCAGCCGCCGCATCGCCATCCTCATCGGCGACGGCTACGACCCCATTGCGTTCTCCGCCCTCAAAACCGCCATCCTCGCCGCCAGCGCCCTCCCCTTCGTCATCGGCACCCGCCGCTCCGCCATCTACGCCGAAGGTGAAAACAAAACCACCTCCAAGGGCGTCATCCCGGATCACCAATACGACGGCCAGCGCTCGACCATGTTCGACGCAACTTTCATCCCCGGCGGCTCGCACGTCAAGCAGCTCCAGAACAACAACCAGCTGCGCTACTGGGTGCAAGAATCCTTTGGGCACTTGAAAGCGATCGGGGCCACGGGCGAAGCGACGGATTTTGTGAGACAGAATCTGGCAACGGTGGATGGGTTGCAGGTTGCTACGCCGGCGAAGGCGGAGCCATTGGATTGGTATGGGGTTGTTACTGCTAGGGCTGTGCAGAAGCCGGAGACATTTAGGGAGGGGGTGAGGATTGCGAAGGATGCGACGGATTTTGTGGGCAAGTTTTTCTATGCGGTTGCGCAGCATCGGAACTTTCCGAGGGAGATGGATGGGCTTAGTACGCAGGTTGCATTCTAG
- a CDS encoding hemerythrin domain-containing protein (COG:S;~EggNog:ENOG410PNRD;~InterPro:IPR012312;~PFAM:PF01814), with protein sequence MMTIRFLNKHFFPPVSAPLKRTVTHSPIMGTPRIINAIKQDHRDIESYYDRIIKSTDKTEQTQYQNLFTWELARHAIGEELVVYPAFEKHIKGGAALADKDRKEHQPIKEQLKKFQNLKPTDPTFLPTIQSLMKDLSQHIHEEETSDLPQLEEALSDEDSRSLSKTFGRTKMFVPSRSHPSAPSKPPFETAVGLMTAPIDHLADMFRQWPDTAAMPNPSTK encoded by the exons ATGATGACCATCCGATTCCTCAACAAGCACTTCTTCCCTCCAGTCTCAGCCCCATTGAAACGCACTGTCACTCACTCACCAATAATGGGCACCCCACGCATCATCAACGCCATCAAGCAAGACCACCGCGACATTGAGTCGTACTACGACCGCATCATCAAGTCTACCGATAAGACCGAGCAGACTCAGTACCAGAATCTATTCACTTGGGAGCTTGCCAGACACGCCATCGGCGAGGAGCTGGTTGTTTATCCGGCGTTCGAGAAACATATCAAAGGCGGCGCTGCCCTCGCAGATAAGGACCGAAAGGAACATCAACCC ATAAAAGAACAACTTAAAAAGTTCCAAAACCTCAAACCCACCGACCCCACCTTCCTCCCCACAATCCAATCCCTCATGAAAGACCTCTCACAACACATTCATGAAGAAGAAACGTCCGACCTCCCGCAACTCGAAGAGGCGCTCTCAGATGAAGACAGCCGCAGTCTGAGCAAGACATTCGGGCGAACAAAGATGTTTGTGCCGTCGCGTAGCCATCCGAGTGCGCCGAGTAAGCCCCCGTTTGAGACAGCGGTGGGGCTTATGACGGCGCCGATTGATCATTTGGCGGATATGTTTCGGCAGTGGCCGGATACGGCGGCGATGCCGAACCCTAGTACTAAGTGA